One Campylobacter concisus DNA segment encodes these proteins:
- a CDS encoding 3'-5' exonuclease — MAKSYICVFDCETIPDANLIRKIYGIDGSDEDVSIQAMALQKEASGSDFLPVMFHRVIAISAVMADEYGKFLKVSTMEGKDECEIIAKFLKFINDYNPRLVSFNGRGFDLPMLMVRAMRYNLNAAAYYESENKELNKNKWENYRARYSPKFHLDLLDFISDFGSVRGLKLDTLCASLNLPGKYDVHGDQVLELYYAGELDKINEYCESDVLNTYWLFLKFELLQANILQDDYINHLNVMSEFLAKNCAHRGYTEVFCSAISDELARLSGQLDYEIKVDKEALEFSEFDEVRPISKEELNRDMLGGLLKKASDLKPKEPKSKTLFEEKVPEINLDDE, encoded by the coding sequence ATGGCAAAAAGTTACATCTGCGTCTTTGACTGCGAGACGATACCTGATGCAAATTTGATAAGAAAAATTTACGGCATTGACGGAAGCGACGAAGATGTGAGCATCCAGGCGATGGCCTTGCAAAAAGAGGCCAGTGGTAGCGATTTTTTGCCTGTGATGTTTCATAGAGTGATCGCGATCTCTGCAGTGATGGCCGATGAGTACGGCAAATTTTTAAAAGTTAGCACGATGGAGGGCAAGGATGAGTGCGAGATCATCGCTAAATTTTTAAAATTTATAAATGATTATAATCCAAGGCTTGTTAGCTTTAATGGCCGCGGCTTTGACCTGCCTATGCTAATGGTGCGTGCGATGCGCTACAACCTAAATGCGGCGGCATATTATGAGAGCGAGAATAAAGAGCTAAACAAAAATAAATGGGAAAATTATAGAGCCAGATATTCGCCTAAATTTCACCTTGATCTGCTTGATTTTATAAGCGATTTTGGAAGTGTGAGAGGGCTAAAGCTTGATACGCTTTGCGCTAGCTTAAATTTACCAGGTAAATACGACGTGCACGGCGATCAGGTGCTTGAGCTATACTACGCAGGCGAGCTTGATAAGATAAATGAATACTGCGAAAGCGACGTGCTTAATACCTACTGGCTCTTTTTGAAATTTGAGCTTTTGCAGGCAAATATCTTGCAAGATGACTACATAAATCACCTAAACGTGATGAGCGAATTTTTAGCCAAAAACTGCGCTCACAGGGGATACACTGAGGTCTTTTGCTCTGCGATAAGTGACGAGCTGGCAAGGCTTAGCGGGCAGCTAGACTACGAGATAAAGGTAGATAAAGAGGCTTTGGAATTTAGTGAATTTGATGAGGTAAGGCCCATTAGCAAAGAGGAGCTAAACCGCGATATGCTGGGCGGTCTGCTTAAAAAAGCAAGCGATCTAAAGCCAAAAGAGCCAAAGAGCAAGACACTTTTTGAAGAGAAAGTGCCTGAGATAAATTTAGACGACGAATAA
- a CDS encoding NAD-dependent epimerase, translating to MKILVTGTAGFIGFHLANALVARGDEVVGYDVINDYYDVNLKLARLKTAGFDVSEIDYGKLITSKTHPNLKFIKADLADEKTMKELFAKEKFDVVVNLAAQAGVRYSLINPKAYIDSNITGFMNILECCRHNEIKNLVYASSSSVYGLNENMPFSTHEGVNHPISLYAATKKSNEMMAHTYSHLFNVPTTGLRFFTVYGPWGRPDMALFLFVDAALKDKTIDVFNYGKMKRDFTYVDDIVKGIIKCIDNPAKPNPAWDAKHPDPATSKAPFKVYNIGNNSPVELMDYIKAVEIKIGREIKKNFLPLQAGDVPATFADVSDLVADFDYKPNTKVNDGVAKFVEWYSEFYGIKI from the coding sequence ATGAAAATTTTAGTAACTGGAACAGCTGGATTTATAGGATTTCACCTTGCAAATGCCCTTGTGGCACGCGGAGATGAGGTCGTTGGATACGACGTGATAAATGACTATTACGACGTAAATTTAAAGCTTGCACGCCTAAAAACGGCTGGTTTTGACGTGAGCGAGATAGACTACGGCAAGCTTATCACCTCAAAAACGCATCCAAATTTAAAATTTATAAAAGCAGACCTTGCTGATGAAAAGACTATGAAAGAGCTTTTTGCTAAAGAGAAATTTGATGTAGTGGTAAATTTAGCTGCACAAGCTGGCGTTCGCTACTCGCTCATAAACCCAAAAGCCTACATCGACAGCAACATCACAGGCTTTATGAACATCCTCGAGTGCTGCCGCCACAATGAGATCAAAAACCTAGTCTATGCAAGCTCTAGCTCGGTTTATGGCTTAAATGAAAACATGCCATTTTCTACGCACGAGGGGGTCAATCACCCTATAAGTCTCTATGCAGCGACTAAAAAGAGCAACGAGATGATGGCGCACACTTATAGCCACCTATTTAACGTGCCAACGACTGGACTTCGCTTTTTTACGGTTTATGGACCGTGGGGACGCCCTGATATGGCGCTATTTTTGTTTGTTGATGCCGCACTTAAAGATAAGACCATCGACGTCTTTAACTACGGCAAGATGAAGCGCGACTTTACCTACGTGGACGACATCGTAAAGGGTATCATCAAGTGTATCGATAATCCTGCTAAGCCAAACCCAGCTTGGGACGCAAAGCACCCAGATCCTGCCACTTCAAAAGCGCCGTTTAAGGTCTATAATATCGGTAACAACAGCCCAGTTGAGCTCATGGACTATATCAAGGCAGTTGAGATAAAGATCGGCCGTGAGATCAAGAAAAATTTCCTCCCACTTCAAGCAGGCGACGTGCCAGCGACATTTGCAGACGTGAGCGATTTGGTGGCGGACTTTGACTACAAGCCAAATACAAAAGTAAACGACGGCGTGGCTAAATTTGTCGAGTGGTATAGCGAGTTTTACGGGATCAAAATTTAA
- a CDS encoding DNA-3-methyladenine glycosylase I, with translation MRRCEWAKGELDIAYHDNEWGKVIKDDRKFFEMIVLEGFQAGLSWHGVLQKREAMRTAFDGFDPEKIKLYGEAEIAKFMQNDGLIRNRLKLKSLATNALAFLSVTQEFGSFYDYLWGHLLRKFDPKFDGKQIINHYQNIKQVPATTPMSDFVAKELKKRGFKFLGSVSTYAFLQSVGVVDDHMDYCFCKAKG, from the coding sequence ATGAGACGTTGCGAGTGGGCCAAGGGCGAGCTTGATATAGCCTACCACGATAATGAGTGGGGCAAGGTCATAAAAGATGATAGAAAATTTTTTGAAATGATAGTTTTAGAGGGCTTTCAAGCGGGTCTTTCGTGGCATGGGGTACTTCAAAAAAGAGAGGCTATGAGAACGGCGTTTGACGGCTTTGATCCTGAAAAGATCAAGCTTTATGGCGAGGCTGAGATAGCTAAATTTATGCAAAACGATGGGCTGATACGCAATAGACTAAAACTAAAATCGCTTGCCACAAACGCACTTGCTTTTTTATCAGTAACGCAAGAATTTGGCAGCTTTTATGACTATTTGTGGGGGCATCTGCTAAGAAAATTTGACCCCAAATTTGACGGCAAACAGATCATCAATCACTATCAAAATATCAAGCAAGTGCCAGCAACTACGCCGATGTCTGACTTTGTGGCAAAGGAGCTAAAAAAACGAGGGTTTAAGTTTCTAGGCTCTGTTAGCACCTATGCCTTTTTGCAAAGCGTGGGCGTGGTGGACGATCATATGGACTATTGTTTTTGTAAGGCAAAAGGCTGA
- a CDS encoding DNA ligase, whose product MRIVFALLALLNFAFSLELLRLSEFKDQNVSGWLASEKLDGVRAYWDGENLLSRQDKKLNAPLSFTKNFPKFALDGELYAKELKFEEIQASVMDKLPDEKAWSRLKFHVFDVPEASGGLLTRLEILAKFLKNKPNQNLIIIKQIKVRDNAQFLKFAENIIAKGGEGAVVREPNAPYERKRSKNALKFKKFKDAECEVTAINKGSGKYANFAGSLTCKALGGKDDKERAGEPKEGTIFKIGSGLSDKNRQDPPKIGSIITYKFQNLTSNGKPRFPIFLRIRED is encoded by the coding sequence ATTAGGATAGTTTTTGCGCTTTTAGCCCTTTTAAATTTTGCATTTTCTCTTGAACTGCTGCGCCTTAGCGAATTTAAAGATCAAAACGTCAGTGGCTGGCTAGCTAGCGAGAAGCTTGATGGCGTGCGTGCCTACTGGGACGGAGAGAATTTACTCTCAAGGCAGGACAAAAAGCTAAATGCACCGCTAAGTTTTACTAAAAATTTCCCTAAATTTGCACTTGATGGTGAGCTTTATGCAAAGGAGCTTAAATTTGAAGAAATTCAAGCAAGCGTGATGGATAAGCTGCCAGATGAAAAGGCGTGGAGCAGGCTAAAATTTCACGTTTTTGACGTGCCAGAGGCGAGCGGCGGACTACTTACCAGACTGGAAATTTTGGCTAAATTTCTAAAAAATAAACCAAATCAAAATTTAATCATCATAAAACAGATAAAAGTGCGTGATAACGCTCAGTTTTTAAAATTTGCTGAAAATATCATCGCAAAAGGCGGCGAAGGAGCTGTGGTGCGTGAGCCAAATGCGCCATACGAGCGAAAACGAAGTAAAAATGCGCTCAAATTTAAGAAATTTAAAGACGCCGAGTGTGAAGTGACCGCTATAAACAAAGGCAGCGGCAAATACGCAAATTTTGCTGGCTCGCTCACCTGCAAGGCACTTGGCGGCAAAGATGATAAAGAAAGAGCTGGTGAGCCAAAAGAGGGCACTATCTTTAAAATAGGCTCAGGACTAAGCGATAAAAATCGTCAAGATCCCCCTAAGATAGGCTCTATCATCACATATAAATTTCAAAATTTAACCTCTAATGGCAAGCCAAGATTTCCCATATTTTTAAGGATTAGAGAGGATTAA
- a CDS encoding LLM class flavin-dependent oxidoreductase, whose product MNLSILNLLPIKQGSDAKAAIDAAIRLAKFAEDIGINRYWVAEHHNMQNLASSATQLIIAHILEHTKSLRVGSGGVMLPNHSPYSIAEQYSTLETLYPNRVDLGLGRAPGTDQETAAVLRRGTREMEFDMQINELMDYFNAKRAVKAYPKVDKIPPIYILGSSIYSAYVAAEFGLPYAFASHFTPRALEKAVEIYRQNFKPSPFLKAPYVIAGANVIIAQTDELARSLATTQTQFFLNVVTGEKEYLQPPKRDNDEVFAMSGKAGAKAPHFGPIDFRQIELKNRERSVTEEMMACSFIGSKQSVKEQILEFQNRLEVDEIMAQSFIFDERAQLDSFRALKEIIDEI is encoded by the coding sequence ATGAATCTCTCAATCTTAAATTTACTACCAATAAAACAAGGCAGTGACGCAAAAGCTGCCATAGATGCGGCCATCAGACTGGCTAAATTTGCCGAAGATATCGGCATAAATCGCTACTGGGTCGCAGAGCATCACAACATGCAAAATTTAGCTAGCTCAGCCACGCAGCTCATCATCGCGCACATCTTAGAGCATACAAAAAGCTTGCGTGTGGGCTCTGGCGGCGTGATGCTACCAAACCACAGCCCATACTCCATCGCCGAGCAGTACTCCACTCTTGAGACGCTATATCCAAACCGCGTCGATCTTGGGCTAGGCAGAGCTCCAGGGACCGACCAAGAGACGGCTGCGGTGCTTAGACGAGGCACAAGAGAGATGGAATTTGATATGCAAATAAACGAATTAATGGACTATTTTAACGCCAAAAGAGCCGTAAAAGCCTATCCAAAAGTAGACAAAATTCCGCCTATTTACATACTTGGCTCAAGCATATATAGTGCATATGTGGCGGCTGAGTTTGGTCTGCCTTACGCCTTTGCGTCGCACTTTACACCACGTGCGCTAGAAAAAGCGGTAGAAATTTATCGTCAAAATTTCAAACCATCGCCCTTTTTAAAAGCACCCTATGTCATCGCAGGAGCAAATGTAATAATAGCCCAGACTGACGAGCTAGCAAGGAGTTTAGCCACTACGCAAACGCAGTTTTTCTTAAACGTAGTAACTGGCGAAAAAGAGTATTTGCAGCCACCAAAAAGGGACAACGACGAGGTCTTTGCTATGAGCGGCAAAGCAGGTGCCAAGGCTCCGCATTTTGGGCCGATCGACTTTAGGCAAATAGAGCTAAAAAATAGAGAAAGAAGCGTCACGGAAGAGATGATGGCGTGCTCTTTTATAGGCTCAAAGCAAAGCGTTAAAGAGCAAATTTTAGAGTTTCAAAACAGACTTGAAGTCGATGAGATCATGGCTCAAAGCTTTATTTTTGATGAAAGGGCGCAGCTTGACTCTTTTAGGGCGTTAAAAGAGATCATAGACGAAATTTAA
- the galE gene encoding UDP-glucose 4-epimerase GalE, which yields MKILVTGGAGYIGSHVVKALLKQGKDEITIIDNLCKGSQKALEALQKIGNFKFINANLEDDLSEIFANGKFDAIIHFAAFIEVFESMSEPLKYYLNNTANVARVLRYAKTYNVNKFIFSSTAAVYGEPDVAEVSETTPTNPINPYGRSKLMSEQIIKDYAASNENFKFAILRYFNVAGADEEGLIGQNYPNATHLIKVAVQTALGKRDSMGIFGDDYATKDGTCVRDYIHVSDLADAHISALDYISQNGSETFNVGYGRGFSVKEVIETAKKVSGVNFKVLNAPRRDGDPAILISNASKLRSLTSWKPKRDDLALIIKTALEWEKRI from the coding sequence TTGAAGATTTTAGTAACAGGTGGAGCTGGATACATCGGCAGCCACGTAGTAAAAGCACTTTTAAAGCAAGGCAAAGATGAGATAACCATCATCGACAATCTCTGCAAGGGCTCACAAAAAGCACTTGAAGCACTCCAAAAAATAGGAAATTTTAAATTTATAAATGCAAATTTAGAGGATGATCTAAGTGAAATTTTCGCAAATGGCAAATTTGATGCGATCATCCATTTTGCAGCGTTTATCGAGGTCTTTGAAAGTATGAGCGAGCCGCTAAAATACTACCTAAACAACACTGCAAACGTCGCAAGGGTGCTAAGATATGCAAAAACTTACAATGTAAATAAATTTATATTTAGCTCAACTGCCGCAGTTTATGGCGAGCCAGACGTGGCGGAGGTGAGCGAGACAACGCCTACAAACCCGATAAATCCATACGGCAGAAGCAAGCTAATGAGCGAGCAGATCATCAAAGATTACGCCGCTTCAAATGAAAATTTCAAATTTGCGATTTTGCGCTATTTTAACGTAGCAGGTGCAGACGAAGAGGGGCTTATCGGTCAAAACTATCCAAACGCCACGCACCTTATCAAAGTAGCTGTTCAAACAGCACTTGGCAAGCGCGATAGCATGGGTATCTTTGGCGATGACTACGCGACAAAAGATGGCACATGCGTAAGAGACTATATCCATGTTAGCGACCTAGCAGACGCTCACATAAGCGCGCTTGATTACATCAGTCAAAATGGTAGCGAAACTTTTAACGTGGGATATGGTAGAGGATTTAGCGTAAAAGAGGTCATCGAAACCGCAAAAAAAGTAAGCGGAGTAAATTTCAAGGTGCTAAATGCGCCAAGAAGGGACGGCGACCCAGCTATCCTCATCTCAAACGCAAGCAAACTGCGCTCGCTAACAAGCTGGAAGCCAAAAAGAGATGATCTAGCGCTCATCATAAAAACCGCCCTTGAGTGGGAAAAGAGAATTTAA
- a CDS encoding UDP-glucose dehydrogenase family protein: MKIAVIGTGYVGLVSGACFAKMGNSVICVDVDSKKIEALKNGIVPIYEPGLADIVSECYKNGSLKFSTQITEALEHADVLFIAVGTPMGADGQADLKYVLSVAKSIGENLSKPLIVVDKSTVPVGTGAKVHEVIEAELKKRNAKVKFEVVSNPEFLKEGAAVEDFLKPDRVVIGASSEWGFSVMRELYEPFMKNHDRLICMDVKSAEMTKYAANSMLATKISFINEIANICERVGADVNLVRKGIGSDSRIGYSFIYPGCGYGGSCFPKDVEALIYTARQNGFEPELLNAVESRNKAQKRVLFEKIYNFFGGDLKGKTIALWGLAFKPNTDDMREASSLTLIKLLDEAGAKVVAYDPKSSEEAKKYMPNLDVKYAKNKYDALDNADAMVLVTEWSEFRSPDFMEIKERLKNAVIFDGRNQYNAKTLAEHGFKYFQIGVKA, translated from the coding sequence ATGAAAATAGCAGTAATTGGAACTGGATATGTTGGGCTAGTAAGTGGTGCATGCTTTGCTAAGATGGGCAACAGCGTGATCTGCGTCGATGTCGATAGCAAAAAGATCGAAGCGCTAAAAAACGGCATCGTGCCTATATATGAGCCTGGGCTTGCTGATATCGTGAGTGAGTGCTACAAAAATGGCTCGCTTAAATTTAGCACGCAGATAACCGAGGCGCTGGAGCATGCAGATGTGCTATTTATCGCAGTTGGCACGCCTATGGGCGCTGATGGGCAGGCGGATTTGAAATATGTCCTCTCAGTTGCAAAATCTATCGGAGAAAATTTAAGCAAACCACTAATCGTAGTCGATAAATCAACCGTTCCAGTAGGCACTGGAGCTAAGGTGCACGAGGTGATCGAAGCTGAGCTTAAAAAGAGAAATGCAAAGGTTAAATTTGAAGTAGTCTCAAACCCAGAGTTTTTAAAAGAGGGCGCGGCGGTTGAGGACTTTTTAAAGCCTGATCGCGTAGTTATCGGGGCTAGCAGCGAGTGGGGCTTTAGCGTTATGAGAGAGCTTTATGAACCATTTATGAAAAATCACGACAGGCTCATTTGCATGGACGTAAAGTCAGCCGAGATGACAAAATATGCTGCAAATTCGATGCTGGCGACTAAAATCAGCTTTATAAACGAGATAGCAAATATCTGCGAACGTGTGGGAGCTGATGTAAATTTAGTAAGAAAAGGTATTGGTAGTGACTCAAGGATCGGATATAGCTTCATCTACCCAGGCTGCGGATATGGCGGCAGCTGCTTTCCAAAAGACGTTGAGGCACTCATCTACACAGCTAGGCAAAATGGCTTTGAGCCAGAACTTTTAAACGCGGTCGAGTCAAGAAATAAGGCTCAAAAAAGGGTGCTATTTGAGAAAATTTATAACTTCTTTGGCGGCGATCTAAAGGGCAAGACGATCGCACTTTGGGGACTTGCGTTTAAGCCAAATACTGATGATATGAGAGAGGCTAGCTCGCTAACTTTGATAAAGCTTTTAGATGAAGCTGGCGCAAAAGTGGTCGCTTATGATCCAAAATCAAGCGAAGAAGCTAAAAAATATATGCCAAATTTAGATGTGAAATACGCTAAAAATAAGTATGACGCTCTTGATAATGCCGATGCTATGGTGCTTGTGACTGAGTGGAGTGAGTTTAGATCGCCTGATTTTATGGAGATCAAAGAGAGGCTAAAAAACGCTGTCATATTTGACGGACGCAATCAGTATAACGCTAAAACTTTAGCCGAGCATGGCTTTAAGTATTTCCAAATAGGCGTCAAAGCGTGA
- a CDS encoding ecotin: MKQILSLVVFLLPFALLASEAAGKSEAKAQEQVFELPVSKMPVDYFKYEVAFFKEMQTDCEFAMLEGGHLDKKEDKSGVYYEFSAEDKPLKPCNGKKKKRQIYYEFTQILPGISPIRIVTPQGVGAEIRIYERIKTIKPKILKRKEK; this comes from the coding sequence GTGAAGCAAATTTTATCTCTCGTAGTTTTTTTGCTGCCTTTTGCGCTTTTAGCTAGCGAAGCAGCAGGCAAAAGCGAGGCAAAGGCGCAAGAGCAGGTTTTTGAGCTACCTGTCTCAAAGATGCCGGTTGATTATTTTAAATATGAAGTTGCATTTTTTAAAGAGATGCAAACAGACTGTGAATTTGCTATGCTAGAGGGCGGACATTTAGATAAAAAAGAGGATAAAAGCGGGGTTTATTATGAATTTAGCGCAGAAGATAAGCCGCTTAAGCCTTGCAACGGCAAAAAGAAAAAGAGGCAAATTTATTATGAATTTACTCAAATTTTGCCTGGCATTAGCCCCATAAGGATCGTAACTCCGCAAGGTGTTGGCGCAGAGATAAGAATTTATGAACGTATAAAAACAATAAAACCAAAAATTTTAAAAAGGAAAGAGAAATGA
- a CDS encoding nucleotide sugar dehydrogenase — protein MKIAVVGLGYVGLPLAAAFSEKYEVVGFDVNAKRIEELKSGYDRTLELSNEQMKKAIDNGMKFSLNLDDIRSCNFFIVTVPTPIDKNKRPDLTPVVKATQSVAKVLKKGDIVVYESTVYPGVTEEICVPLLEESGLKFNKDFFCGYSPERINPGDKEHTVTKIKKITSGSTPEIADKVDEIYRSIITAGTHKASSIKVAEAAKVIENTQRDINIAFINELAMLFEKLHINTIDVLEAAGTKWNFLNFRPGLVGGHCIGVDPYYLTHKAQEVGYNPEMILAGRRINDDMGRYAADQVIKLMIRKGVLINKARVLVLGMTFKENCPDIRNSRVIDVVDELKDFGCKVDVTDPWADSAEVKHEYGFDLVKEYNLDDYDCIVIAVAHNEFKKLNLKGRLVYDIKNIYPEADARL, from the coding sequence ATGAAAATAGCAGTAGTAGGACTTGGATATGTGGGACTTCCACTAGCAGCAGCTTTTAGTGAGAAGTACGAAGTAGTAGGCTTTGACGTAAATGCAAAACGTATAGAAGAGCTTAAAAGTGGCTATGATAGAACGCTTGAGCTTAGTAACGAGCAGATGAAAAAAGCGATCGATAATGGCATGAAATTTAGCCTAAATTTAGATGACATCAGAAGTTGCAACTTCTTCATCGTAACCGTCCCAACTCCTATAGATAAGAACAAACGCCCTGATCTAACCCCAGTGGTAAAAGCGACCCAGAGCGTGGCAAAAGTGCTTAAAAAAGGCGACATCGTTGTCTATGAAAGCACCGTTTATCCAGGCGTTACAGAAGAAATTTGCGTACCGCTTCTTGAAGAGAGCGGGCTTAAATTTAATAAAGACTTCTTCTGTGGCTATTCTCCAGAGCGCATAAACCCAGGGGACAAAGAACACACTGTGACAAAGATCAAAAAGATAACAAGTGGCTCAACTCCAGAGATCGCTGACAAGGTCGATGAAATTTATCGCTCTATTATCACAGCTGGCACTCACAAAGCTTCAAGCATCAAAGTGGCAGAGGCCGCAAAGGTCATCGAAAACACTCAGCGCGACATCAACATCGCCTTTATAAACGAGCTTGCGATGCTATTTGAAAAGCTTCACATCAACACTATCGACGTGCTTGAGGCTGCAGGTACTAAGTGGAATTTCTTAAATTTCCGCCCAGGACTAGTTGGCGGTCACTGCATCGGCGTAGATCCATACTATCTAACTCACAAAGCTCAAGAGGTAGGCTACAACCCTGAAATGATCCTAGCAGGTCGCCGCATCAACGATGATATGGGCAGATACGCAGCCGATCAAGTGATAAAACTAATGATAAGAAAGGGTGTGCTTATCAACAAAGCGCGCGTGCTTGTTCTTGGTATGACATTTAAAGAAAATTGCCCAGATATAAGAAATTCTCGCGTTATAGACGTGGTTGATGAGCTAAAAGACTTTGGCTGCAAGGTCGATGTGACTGATCCTTGGGCTGATAGCGCTGAGGTAAAACACGAGTACGGCTTTGATCTAGTAAAAGAGTATAACCTAGACGACTACGACTGCATCGTGATCGCCGTAGCTCACAATGAATTTAAAAAGCTCAACCTAAAAGGCCGCTTGGTTTATGATATAAAAAATATCTACCCAGAGGCTGACGCTAGGCTGTAA
- a CDS encoding MATE family efflux transporter, which produces MLINLISSIVVFVVSMGINFFLTPFILKSLGNEAFGFVGLSNAIVSYAAVVSVAINSVSGRFVAHAWHKKDLSLANTYYSSVLVVNIFFCAVVVVLSSVFILNLQSFLNVPENLLFDVRMTLVFYFINFCVGLFNGVLTVCAFVTNKLYLLSIRNAISSAILAALIVALFFFFKPFISYIAISALVASLFVFFSTIFMSARITPELKFSLSKFDFSKIKELLSSGIWNSFNALNRILLTGMDLFICNIFVNANATGLLSVAKAAPIILESFVAQLSGIFAPKFVELYSKNLITDLIKEAKFSMKVIAFVMSAPAAFFVVFGLDFYTLWLPFKSADEIKFIYNVSMITLVPIVFISFVFSLFNLDSATNKLRRPAIANTILGVSTIIAQIALLKFSDYGVYGIVIVAAVFYSIRILGFDLINAALNLEVKLTTFYGVYFKNLAVFALCVLAMFACKDFVSLDNWLKFAIFAAIYASAAYVLGYFLFFNAFERGIVWRKILKKFKRS; this is translated from the coding sequence ATGCTGATCAATCTAATAAGCTCAATCGTCGTTTTTGTCGTATCAATGGGCATAAATTTCTTTCTTACACCATTTATCTTAAAAAGCCTTGGCAACGAGGCTTTTGGCTTTGTGGGTCTTAGTAACGCCATAGTTAGCTACGCAGCAGTCGTAAGTGTAGCCATAAACTCGGTCAGTGGGCGCTTTGTTGCTCATGCGTGGCACAAAAAAGACCTAAGCCTTGCAAACACCTACTACTCATCAGTGCTTGTTGTAAATATCTTCTTTTGCGCCGTTGTCGTGGTGCTTAGCTCTGTTTTCATACTAAATTTGCAAAGCTTTTTAAATGTCCCTGAAAATTTACTCTTTGACGTGAGAATGACCCTTGTTTTTTACTTTATAAATTTCTGCGTTGGGCTATTTAACGGCGTTTTGACGGTTTGTGCTTTTGTGACAAATAAGCTCTATCTACTCTCCATCAGAAACGCCATCTCAAGCGCGATCCTAGCAGCCCTCATCGTGGCGCTCTTTTTCTTTTTTAAGCCGTTCATTTCATACATCGCCATTTCAGCGCTAGTTGCTAGCCTTTTTGTCTTTTTTAGCACCATTTTTATGTCAGCTCGCATCACGCCAGAGCTAAAATTTAGCCTTAGTAAATTTGACTTTTCTAAGATCAAAGAGCTTTTAAGCTCTGGCATTTGGAACAGCTTTAATGCGCTAAACCGCATACTTTTAACAGGCATGGACCTTTTTATCTGCAACATTTTTGTCAATGCAAACGCCACTGGTCTTCTTTCAGTCGCCAAGGCCGCTCCTATCATACTTGAGAGCTTTGTAGCGCAGCTTAGTGGTATCTTTGCGCCAAAATTTGTCGAGCTTTACTCTAAAAATTTGATCACTGATCTCATAAAAGAGGCTAAATTTTCAATGAAGGTGATCGCCTTTGTGATGAGCGCTCCAGCTGCATTTTTCGTCGTTTTTGGGCTTGATTTTTACACGCTTTGGCTACCTTTTAAAAGCGCAGATGAGATTAAATTTATCTACAACGTCTCGATGATCACGCTAGTGCCGATCGTATTTATAAGCTTTGTTTTTTCACTTTTTAACCTTGATAGCGCGACAAACAAGCTTCGCCGCCCAGCCATTGCCAACACTATCCTTGGCGTTAGCACGATCATAGCGCAGATCGCGCTACTTAAATTTAGTGACTACGGCGTTTATGGCATCGTCATCGTCGCAGCCGTTTTTTATAGCATAAGAATTCTCGGCTTTGACCTCATAAATGCCGCTTTAAATTTAGAGGTGAAACTCACCACATTTTACGGGGTTTATTTTAAAAATTTAGCCGTTTTTGCGCTATGCGTGCTTGCGATGTTTGCCTGCAAGGACTTTGTGAGCCTAGATAACTGGCTAAAATTTGCTATCTTTGCTGCGATATATGCCAGCGCAGCTTATGTTTTGGGATATTTTTTGTTTTTTAATGCCTTCGAGCGAGGCATAGTTTGGCGTAAAATTTTAAAAAAATTTAAAAGGTCTTAA